Genomic window (Synechococcus sp. LA31):
GGTTGCGCCCAAGACTGCTGATGCGCCGCCCGCGGTAAGGAGGACCGGCGTCATCCAGTTGTAGTAAGTTTCGATGGATTTTTCGGCTTGTACCTCATCCAGAGAAGAGCGCTCGTGGCGGTGAGGGATGTGATAAGTGGAGCATTCTTTGAGTGATTTGACGACCTCCAAAAGGCCATGGCCTTTGACGACGAAACCACCAGCGTGAACCACGTCGCCTGTCTTGAGGTGCAATGGTTTCCAGTCACCATCGTAAAGCCTGTTAATCACAATGAAGTCGCCTTCAATGACCCGGCTTAATAGGAAGATGTGTGATTGCAGTGCTATGTGATAGCGGTCGCCTTTCTTGGCTTCTGATAGTTTGCAGGTGCTGCGACTGCTATTGATTAGATCAAGCTTGATGTGTTCCCCGAGGCGATCGATTAGCTCGTGGGATTCGGCGTGAAATTCTTCCTCTCCAGACACCACGCCTTTGATGGTTTGCGTTGCATCGCCGAACAGTTGATCCAGTAGGGCTTCGCCGGGGAGCCCTTGGCTGATCAGAAGACCAGAAAAGGCCAGTTCGAGAATGCTGTGATTCGATGATTCCTTGTGTTGTAGGCGGTGTTTGATCTCTTTGAGCAGTGGAATCAGGCTCAGGATTGCCCCGGCCGTCATCACGGCTAGAGGCATCGGGAGCAGGATTTCGGCGATCAGTAATGCACCGATGGCTGCGCCATGCCGGGCCGCAAGCCTGCCAGCTTCATTGGCTTGCCAGCGTGCTGCCCTGAGCTCGCCCAAGGGAGAGACCAGCTCGTTATCAATGGTGGGCAGTTGAAGGGCCAGCGTTAGTAGGGCCTTAACGTCGCGCTGGCGGTGCCGGGGGAAGCGGAGAATGATGCTGCCAGTGAGGCCGTTGATCCTGAAGCCCTGCAGCCAGTGGCAGCACGTGAGGGTGACGTTGCAGTGGTGGCGCAGAACCGGGGAGTTGACCAGCTCAGCGCTGTTGACACGGAGCCGCTGCGGCAAGCTGCTCTGCATCACCCACAACGTTTCCCGCGTTCCGGCCTGCGTCGTGCCCTGAGCCGAGCCGGGATTCACGGCAGTTGTCATGGCCCGCGTGATTCCCGAACGGTCGCTCACGTTAACCGCCCAGGAACAAGGTGCCAGCGCCGATCACCGCATACAGGGTGAGGAGAAGACTTCCCTCGTACCAGCTCAACTTGCGGTTTTCCGTGATCCAGTGCACGGCCAGCACGGTGGCTCCCAGGCAAAACAGCGATGTGGCTGGAACGGCGAGATGCAGATAGCGGCCCATCGGCACGCCACAGATCACCAGGAGGGGGAGCACGAACAGCAGGAGCTGCACACTCGACTCGACCGTGCTGGCCATTGCCAGATCCATGCGGTTGGTGGCGGCCGCTTTCACGGCAATCAAGGCCTCAGAGAAGCATCCGAAGAGAGGGAGTAAAAACAGGCCAACAAACAGAGGATTGAGATGGGCTCCATCCACCATCAGCTGAAGCGATTCCACCAGGTTCTCCGACACCCCCACCAGCACGATGCTCACCAAGAGAAGCATGCCCAGGATGACGCTGAGGGGTTTGTTCTCGCCCTCTGGAGGTAGCACGCGCTCTTCTTCTTGTCGCAGGTAGAGGCTCCTGCCTGTTCCCATCTGATAGACGAAAGACAAGAGGTAGAAGGCTAGAACCAGAATGGAGACGATCAGCGAATAAGAGGCAAAAGAGTCAAAGATATTGCTTCCATCGCTGAGAGCGGCTGCTTTTTCGCCGAGGTTAAAATTGTTGGCTAGGTGAAAAATTGTAGGAACGGCAAGAAAAATGGTGCTGATCAGGAGTTGTTGGCTTTGCAGCCCAGTGCTGTAGGGGTGGATTTCGATGGTCGCTTTTTTGCGTGCGCCCACGCAGGTGCTGATGCCCAATACCAGCAGGCAGTTGGTGATCACGGCGCCAGCTACGGAGATCACCACCAGGTGATACAAACCACTCGCCAGTGCCGTGAACGACACCACCAGTTCCACCAGGTTGCCCAAGGCCACGCTGATGAGGCCTCCGATGCGATCGCCGAGCTTGTCGGCGAGGGCCTCTACCATTTCTGCGATCATTCGGGCCAGGGGCACCAAGCCAAGGCCGCAGATCACAAACCAGCCCGCCAGTTGGCTGATGGGTAAGCCTTCTTCAATATGTCCAAACAGCGCTGCGATCGTGAAGATCAGTAGGAGGCTCCAGCGGCTAGACAGCAGGTCGCGGCCGAGCCCTACCCATGCTCTGATCATGTGTGCCTCTCGCTTTACAGCTCAGGTGATGCACCCATGCTGCGCAAGATGGCAAGGAATGTCACCTGGTTGTTCAGCCTCCGAGATAAGCGGCTTTGAGTTGGGGGTTGCGGAGTAGATCTGAGGCCTGGCCGTTCAGGTGCAATCGTCCGGCTTCGAGCACATAACCCCGATCGGCGATCTCTAGAGCGGCCTGGGCGTTCTGCTCAACCAACAAGATGGTGAGGCCGCTGCGATGCAGCTCCGCCAGGATCGTCATCACGTCCGTGACCAGTTTTGGGGCCAGACCAAGGCTTGGTTCATCCAGCATCAGCAGTTCCGGTTGTCCCATTAAGGCTCGGGCGATGGCGAGCATTTGTTGTTCCCCGCCGGACAGGGCTCCTGCCTGCTGCTGCCGTCGCTCCGCCAACCTGGGGAATAAGCCGTAGCACCGCTCGAGATCAGCGGCGATGCCCTCGCGATCGCGGCGCAGGTAGGCCCCAAGCTCCAGATTGAAGGCCACACTCTGGCGGTTGAGCAGCCGGCGCCCCTCGGGACAGTGGCCGATTCCTCGTTTCAAGGTGCGGTGGGCTGGCACGGCGGCAAGATCAGCCCCGTGCCAGAGGATCCGGCCTGCAGTGGCATTCACGAGCCGTGAGATGGCTCGCAGGGTGGTGCTTTTGCCAGCGCCATTGGATCCCAGCAGGGTGACCAGCTCACCGCGCTGCACCGTTAGGGAGATGCCGGCCAGGGCCTGCACACTGCCGTAGTGCACCTGCAGCTGTTCGATTTGAAGCAGGGCGGGGAGGCTTGGAGCGTGGGTGTGCACGGTGCTCATGCGCTGCCCCCCAAATAGGCCTCGATCACGCGCGGATCCTGCTGAATCTGCTCAGGCGTGCCGAGGGCGATCAGACGTCCGAAATCCAGCACCGCCAGCCGGTGGCAGAGCTGCATCAGCAGGGGCACGTGATGCTCGATCACGATCAGGGTGAGCTGGTGCCGCTGTCGCAGCTC
Coding sequences:
- a CDS encoding calcium:proton antiporter codes for the protein MIRAWVGLGRDLLSSRWSLLLIFTIAALFGHIEEGLPISQLAGWFVICGLGLVPLARMIAEMVEALADKLGDRIGGLISVALGNLVELVVSFTALASGLYHLVVISVAGAVITNCLLVLGISTCVGARKKATIEIHPYSTGLQSQQLLISTIFLAVPTIFHLANNFNLGEKAAALSDGSNIFDSFASYSLIVSILVLAFYLLSFVYQMGTGRSLYLRQEEERVLPPEGENKPLSVILGMLLLVSIVLVGVSENLVESLQLMVDGAHLNPLFVGLFLLPLFGCFSEALIAVKAAATNRMDLAMASTVESSVQLLLFVLPLLVICGVPMGRYLHLAVPATSLFCLGATVLAVHWITENRKLSWYEGSLLLTLYAVIGAGTLFLGG
- a CDS encoding ABC transporter ATP-binding protein, translated to MSTVHTHAPSLPALLQIEQLQVHYGSVQALAGISLTVQRGELVTLLGSNGAGKSTTLRAISRLVNATAGRILWHGADLAAVPAHRTLKRGIGHCPEGRRLLNRQSVAFNLELGAYLRRDREGIAADLERCYGLFPRLAERRQQQAGALSGGEQQMLAIARALMGQPELLMLDEPSLGLAPKLVTDVMTILAELHRSGLTILLVEQNAQAALEIADRGYVLEAGRLHLNGQASDLLRNPQLKAAYLGG